A region from the Eptesicus fuscus isolate TK198812 chromosome 1, DD_ASM_mEF_20220401, whole genome shotgun sequence genome encodes:
- the WDR45 gene encoding WD repeat domain phosphoinositide-interacting protein 4 isoform X2, with amino-acid sequence MTQQPLRGVTSLRFNQDQSCFCCAMETGVRIYNVEPLMEKGHLDHEQVGSMGLVEMLYRSNLLALVGGGSSPKFSEISVLIWDDAREGKDSKDKLVLEFTFTKAVLAVRMRHDKIVIVLKNRIYVYSFPDNPRKLFEFDTRDNPKGLCDLCPSLEKQLLVFPGHKCGSLQLVDLASTKPGTSSAPFTINAHQSDVACVSLNQPGTVVASASQKGTLIRLFDTQSKEKLVELRRGTDPATLYCINFSHDSSFLCASSDKGTVHIFALKDTRLNRRSALARVGKVGPMIGQYVDSQWSLASFTVPAESACICAFGRNTSKNVNSVIAICVDGTFHKYVFTPDGNCNREAFDVYLDICDDDDF; translated from the exons ATGACTCAGCAACCACTTCGAGGGGTGACCAGCCTGCGTTTCAACCAAGACCAAA GCTGCTTTTGCTGTGCCATGGAGACAGGCGTACGCATCTACAACGTGGAGCCATTGATGGAGAAGGGACACCTGG ACCATGAGCAGGTGGGCAGCATGGGCCTGGTGGAAATGCTGTACCGCTCCAACCTGCTGGCCCTGGTGGGCGGTGGTAGCAGTCCCAAGTTCTCAGAGATCTCAG TGCTGATCTGGGATGATGCCCGGGAGGGCAAGGACTCCAAGGATAAGCTGGTGCTGGAGTTCACCTTCACCAAGGCAGTGCTGGCTGTGCGCATGCGCCATGACAA AATTGTGATTGTGCTGAAGAACCGCATCTATGTGTACTCCTTCCCTGACAATCCCCGGAAGTTGTTTGAGTTTGACACCCGGGACAACCCAAAGG GGCTCTGTGACCTCTGCCCCAGCCTGGAGAAACAGCTGCTAGTGTTCCCAGGACACAAGTGCGGGAGTCTGCAACTTGTG GACCTGGCAAGCACAAAGCCAGGCACTTCATCTGCGCCATTTACCATCAACGCACATCAGAGCGACGTGGCCTGTGTGTCCCTGAACCAGCCAGGCACCGTAGTGGCCTCGGCCTCCCAGAAGGGCACCCTTATTCGCCTTTTTGACACACAGTCCAAGGAAAAACTGGTGGAACTACGCCGAGGCACTGACCCTGCCACCCTCTACTG CATCAACTTCAGCCATGACTCTTCCTTCCTGTGCGCTTCCAGTGATAAGGGCACGGTCCATATCTTTGCCCTCAAGGATACCCGCCTCAACCGCCGCTCTGC GCTAGCTCGAGTGGGCAAAGTCGGGCCTATGATTGGACAATACGTGGACTCTCAGTGGAGCCTGGCGAGTTTCACAGTGCCTGCTGAGTCGGCCTGCATCTGCGCCTTCGGTCGCAACACTTCCAAGAATGTCAATTCTGTCATTG ccatCTGTGTAGATGGGACCTTCCACAAATATGTCTTCACTCCTGATGGAAACTGCAACAGAGAGGCTTTCGATGTGTACCTTGACATCTGTGATGATGATGACTTTTAA
- the WDR45 gene encoding WD repeat domain phosphoinositide-interacting protein 4 isoform X1: MTQQPLRGVTSLRFNQDQSCFCCAMETGVRIYNVEPLMEKGHLDHEQVGSMGLVEMLYRSNLLALVGGGSSPKFSEISAVLIWDDAREGKDSKDKLVLEFTFTKAVLAVRMRHDKIVIVLKNRIYVYSFPDNPRKLFEFDTRDNPKGLCDLCPSLEKQLLVFPGHKCGSLQLVDLASTKPGTSSAPFTINAHQSDVACVSLNQPGTVVASASQKGTLIRLFDTQSKEKLVELRRGTDPATLYCINFSHDSSFLCASSDKGTVHIFALKDTRLNRRSALARVGKVGPMIGQYVDSQWSLASFTVPAESACICAFGRNTSKNVNSVIAICVDGTFHKYVFTPDGNCNREAFDVYLDICDDDDF; this comes from the exons ATGACTCAGCAACCACTTCGAGGGGTGACCAGCCTGCGTTTCAACCAAGACCAAA GCTGCTTTTGCTGTGCCATGGAGACAGGCGTACGCATCTACAACGTGGAGCCATTGATGGAGAAGGGACACCTGG ACCATGAGCAGGTGGGCAGCATGGGCCTGGTGGAAATGCTGTACCGCTCCAACCTGCTGGCCCTGGTGGGCGGTGGTAGCAGTCCCAAGTTCTCAGAGATCTCAG CAGTGCTGATCTGGGATGATGCCCGGGAGGGCAAGGACTCCAAGGATAAGCTGGTGCTGGAGTTCACCTTCACCAAGGCAGTGCTGGCTGTGCGCATGCGCCATGACAA AATTGTGATTGTGCTGAAGAACCGCATCTATGTGTACTCCTTCCCTGACAATCCCCGGAAGTTGTTTGAGTTTGACACCCGGGACAACCCAAAGG GGCTCTGTGACCTCTGCCCCAGCCTGGAGAAACAGCTGCTAGTGTTCCCAGGACACAAGTGCGGGAGTCTGCAACTTGTG GACCTGGCAAGCACAAAGCCAGGCACTTCATCTGCGCCATTTACCATCAACGCACATCAGAGCGACGTGGCCTGTGTGTCCCTGAACCAGCCAGGCACCGTAGTGGCCTCGGCCTCCCAGAAGGGCACCCTTATTCGCCTTTTTGACACACAGTCCAAGGAAAAACTGGTGGAACTACGCCGAGGCACTGACCCTGCCACCCTCTACTG CATCAACTTCAGCCATGACTCTTCCTTCCTGTGCGCTTCCAGTGATAAGGGCACGGTCCATATCTTTGCCCTCAAGGATACCCGCCTCAACCGCCGCTCTGC GCTAGCTCGAGTGGGCAAAGTCGGGCCTATGATTGGACAATACGTGGACTCTCAGTGGAGCCTGGCGAGTTTCACAGTGCCTGCTGAGTCGGCCTGCATCTGCGCCTTCGGTCGCAACACTTCCAAGAATGTCAATTCTGTCATTG ccatCTGTGTAGATGGGACCTTCCACAAATATGTCTTCACTCCTGATGGAAACTGCAACAGAGAGGCTTTCGATGTGTACCTTGACATCTGTGATGATGATGACTTTTAA
- the WDR45 gene encoding WD repeat domain phosphoinositide-interacting protein 4 isoform X4 — translation MTQQPLRGVTSLRFNQDQSCFCCAMETGVRIYNVEPLMEKGHLDHEQVGSMGLVEMLYRSNLLALVGGGSSPKFSEISAVLIWDDAREGKDSKDKLVLEFTFTKAVLAVRMRHDKIVIVLKNRIYVYSFPDNPRKLFEFDTRDNPKGLCDLCPSLEKQLLVFPGHKCGSLQLVDLASTKPGTSSAPFTINAHQSDVACVSLNQPGTVVASASQKGTLIRLFDTQSKEKLVELRRGTDPATLYCINFSHDSSFLCASSDKGTVHIFALKDTRLNRRSAQYCLQASSSGQSRAYDWTIRGLSVEPGEFHSAC, via the exons ATGACTCAGCAACCACTTCGAGGGGTGACCAGCCTGCGTTTCAACCAAGACCAAA GCTGCTTTTGCTGTGCCATGGAGACAGGCGTACGCATCTACAACGTGGAGCCATTGATGGAGAAGGGACACCTGG ACCATGAGCAGGTGGGCAGCATGGGCCTGGTGGAAATGCTGTACCGCTCCAACCTGCTGGCCCTGGTGGGCGGTGGTAGCAGTCCCAAGTTCTCAGAGATCTCAG CAGTGCTGATCTGGGATGATGCCCGGGAGGGCAAGGACTCCAAGGATAAGCTGGTGCTGGAGTTCACCTTCACCAAGGCAGTGCTGGCTGTGCGCATGCGCCATGACAA AATTGTGATTGTGCTGAAGAACCGCATCTATGTGTACTCCTTCCCTGACAATCCCCGGAAGTTGTTTGAGTTTGACACCCGGGACAACCCAAAGG GGCTCTGTGACCTCTGCCCCAGCCTGGAGAAACAGCTGCTAGTGTTCCCAGGACACAAGTGCGGGAGTCTGCAACTTGTG GACCTGGCAAGCACAAAGCCAGGCACTTCATCTGCGCCATTTACCATCAACGCACATCAGAGCGACGTGGCCTGTGTGTCCCTGAACCAGCCAGGCACCGTAGTGGCCTCGGCCTCCCAGAAGGGCACCCTTATTCGCCTTTTTGACACACAGTCCAAGGAAAAACTGGTGGAACTACGCCGAGGCACTGACCCTGCCACCCTCTACTG CATCAACTTCAGCCATGACTCTTCCTTCCTGTGCGCTTCCAGTGATAAGGGCACGGTCCATATCTTTGCCCTCAAGGATACCCGCCTCAACCGCCGCTCTGC TCAGTACTGCCTGCAGGCTAGCTCGAGTGGGCAAAGTCGGGCCTATGATTGGACAATACGTGGACTCTCAGTGGAGCCTGGCGAGTTTCACAGTGCCTGCTGA
- the WDR45 gene encoding WD repeat domain phosphoinositide-interacting protein 4 isoform X5, translating to MTQQPLRGVTSLRFNQDQSCFCCAMETGVRIYNVEPLMEKGHLDHEQVGSMGLVEMLYRSNLLALVGGGSSPKFSEISAVLIWDDAREGKDSKDKLVLEFTFTKAVLAVRMRHDKIVIVLKNRIYVYSFPDNPRKLFEFDTRDNPKGLCDLCPSLEKQLLVFPGHKCGSLQLVDLASTKPGTSSAPFTINAHQSDVACVSLNQPGTVVASASQKGTLIRLFDTQSKEKLVELRRGTDPATLYCINFSHDSSFLCASSDKGTVHIFALKDTRLNRRSASSGQSRAYDWTIRGLSVEPGEFHSAC from the exons ATGACTCAGCAACCACTTCGAGGGGTGACCAGCCTGCGTTTCAACCAAGACCAAA GCTGCTTTTGCTGTGCCATGGAGACAGGCGTACGCATCTACAACGTGGAGCCATTGATGGAGAAGGGACACCTGG ACCATGAGCAGGTGGGCAGCATGGGCCTGGTGGAAATGCTGTACCGCTCCAACCTGCTGGCCCTGGTGGGCGGTGGTAGCAGTCCCAAGTTCTCAGAGATCTCAG CAGTGCTGATCTGGGATGATGCCCGGGAGGGCAAGGACTCCAAGGATAAGCTGGTGCTGGAGTTCACCTTCACCAAGGCAGTGCTGGCTGTGCGCATGCGCCATGACAA AATTGTGATTGTGCTGAAGAACCGCATCTATGTGTACTCCTTCCCTGACAATCCCCGGAAGTTGTTTGAGTTTGACACCCGGGACAACCCAAAGG GGCTCTGTGACCTCTGCCCCAGCCTGGAGAAACAGCTGCTAGTGTTCCCAGGACACAAGTGCGGGAGTCTGCAACTTGTG GACCTGGCAAGCACAAAGCCAGGCACTTCATCTGCGCCATTTACCATCAACGCACATCAGAGCGACGTGGCCTGTGTGTCCCTGAACCAGCCAGGCACCGTAGTGGCCTCGGCCTCCCAGAAGGGCACCCTTATTCGCCTTTTTGACACACAGTCCAAGGAAAAACTGGTGGAACTACGCCGAGGCACTGACCCTGCCACCCTCTACTG CATCAACTTCAGCCATGACTCTTCCTTCCTGTGCGCTTCCAGTGATAAGGGCACGGTCCATATCTTTGCCCTCAAGGATACCCGCCTCAACCGCCGCTCTGC CTCGAGTGGGCAAAGTCGGGCCTATGATTGGACAATACGTGGACTCTCAGTGGAGCCTGGCGAGTTTCACAGTGCCTGCTGA
- the WDR45 gene encoding WD repeat domain phosphoinositide-interacting protein 4 isoform X3 produces the protein MTQQPLRGVTSLRFNQDQSCFCCAMETGVRIYNVEPLMEKGHLVLIWDDAREGKDSKDKLVLEFTFTKAVLAVRMRHDKIVIVLKNRIYVYSFPDNPRKLFEFDTRDNPKGLCDLCPSLEKQLLVFPGHKCGSLQLVDLASTKPGTSSAPFTINAHQSDVACVSLNQPGTVVASASQKGTLIRLFDTQSKEKLVELRRGTDPATLYCINFSHDSSFLCASSDKGTVHIFALKDTRLNRRSALARVGKVGPMIGQYVDSQWSLASFTVPAESACICAFGRNTSKNVNSVIAICVDGTFHKYVFTPDGNCNREAFDVYLDICDDDDF, from the exons ATGACTCAGCAACCACTTCGAGGGGTGACCAGCCTGCGTTTCAACCAAGACCAAA GCTGCTTTTGCTGTGCCATGGAGACAGGCGTACGCATCTACAACGTGGAGCCATTGATGGAGAAGGGACACCTGG TGCTGATCTGGGATGATGCCCGGGAGGGCAAGGACTCCAAGGATAAGCTGGTGCTGGAGTTCACCTTCACCAAGGCAGTGCTGGCTGTGCGCATGCGCCATGACAA AATTGTGATTGTGCTGAAGAACCGCATCTATGTGTACTCCTTCCCTGACAATCCCCGGAAGTTGTTTGAGTTTGACACCCGGGACAACCCAAAGG GGCTCTGTGACCTCTGCCCCAGCCTGGAGAAACAGCTGCTAGTGTTCCCAGGACACAAGTGCGGGAGTCTGCAACTTGTG GACCTGGCAAGCACAAAGCCAGGCACTTCATCTGCGCCATTTACCATCAACGCACATCAGAGCGACGTGGCCTGTGTGTCCCTGAACCAGCCAGGCACCGTAGTGGCCTCGGCCTCCCAGAAGGGCACCCTTATTCGCCTTTTTGACACACAGTCCAAGGAAAAACTGGTGGAACTACGCCGAGGCACTGACCCTGCCACCCTCTACTG CATCAACTTCAGCCATGACTCTTCCTTCCTGTGCGCTTCCAGTGATAAGGGCACGGTCCATATCTTTGCCCTCAAGGATACCCGCCTCAACCGCCGCTCTGC GCTAGCTCGAGTGGGCAAAGTCGGGCCTATGATTGGACAATACGTGGACTCTCAGTGGAGCCTGGCGAGTTTCACAGTGCCTGCTGAGTCGGCCTGCATCTGCGCCTTCGGTCGCAACACTTCCAAGAATGTCAATTCTGTCATTG ccatCTGTGTAGATGGGACCTTCCACAAATATGTCTTCACTCCTGATGGAAACTGCAACAGAGAGGCTTTCGATGTGTACCTTGACATCTGTGATGATGATGACTTTTAA